In Plasmodium gaboni strain SY75 chromosome 14, whole genome shotgun sequence, one genomic interval encodes:
- a CDS encoding hypothetical protein (conserved Plasmodium protein, unknown function), whose product MNVQKIVTFCFAISYLLYCHIIWNGCYNIYSSSEDEVYNLLYYRKKEPKTVKLEIRNKLKIKDIQKVYVKKTPCPVLPRPIKSIFHLNWFRKSPDLIPISIQLYSMFDEKNNFLGFVLLCSAIFTIIEWIYLVYLVGSLLWDGVIKPIFKILYMGISVYLIIRFSVLFLPYTKSYFSQENYRYLSSFILHSYNLITKISKEFGNVFNKVIQENSVVEKEL is encoded by the exons atgaatgTTCAAAAAATTGTAACCTTTTGTTTCGCTATAtcttatttattatattgtcATATTATATGGAATGGATGTTATAACATTTATTCCAGTTCTGAAGATGAAGTATATAacttattatattatagaaaaaaagaacCTAAAACAGTAAAATTAGAAATAAGGAATAAGTTAAAGATAAAAGATATCCAAAAGGTTTATGTCAAAAAAACACCATGTCCTGTTTTACCTAGACCAATTA AATCcatttttcatttaaacTGGTTTAGAAAGTCACCTGATTTAATACCCATAAGTATACAGCTATATTCTATGTTTGAcgaaaaaaataatttccTAGGTTTTGTCCTTCTATGTTCTGCAATTTTTACTATTATAGAATGGATTTATTTAGT CTATTTAGTAGGGTCATTACTATGGGACGGTGTTATTAAACCTATTTTTAAAATTCTCTATATGGGAATATCAGtatatttgataataaGATTTAGTGTCCTCTTTTTACCTTACACGAAATCTTATTTTTCTCAAGAAAATTATAGATACCTATCGTCCTTCATTCTTCAttcttataatttaataacaAAG ATTTCCAAAGAATTTGGGAACGTATTCAATAAAGTTATTCAAGAAAATTCTGTAGTAGAAAAAGAGctataa
- a CDS encoding putative small subunit rRNA dimethylase, which translates to MLCLSSYLLNNSLKLFKNNIVTMKVNKGFYNNIINNSKSTKIIKNVSDGISKKNHGKRNISTSKVQKGNKMNMILYKKHGQHLLKNPGILDKIIYASKIKSSDIVLEIGCGTGNLTVKLLPLAKKVITIDIDSRMISEVKKRCLYEGYNNLEVYEGDAIKTVFPKFDVCTANIPYKISSPLIFKLISHRPLFKCAVLMFQKEFAERMLANVGDSNYSRLTINVKLFCKVTKVCNVNRSSFNPPPKVDSVIVKLVPKESSFLTNFDEWDNLLRICFSRKRKTLHAIFKRNAVLNMLEHNYKNWCTLNKQIPVNFPFKKYCLDVLEHLDMCEKRSINLDENDFLKLLLEFNKKGIHFFNISNVKNNDMSNIFLDDDMNDSDQIIDD; encoded by the coding sequence atgTTATGTTTGTCATCCTACCTTTTGAACAACTCCTTGAAACTAtttaaaaacaatataGTAACAATGAAAGTGAATAAAGGgttttataataatataataaataatagtaaatcgacaaaaattataaaaaatgtaagTGATGGAATAAGTAAAAAGAATCATGGAAAGAGGAATATAAGTACTTCAAAAGTACAGAAGGgaaataaaatgaatatgatattatataaaaagcATGGTCAAcatcttttaaaaaatccAGGTATTTTAGATAAAATCATATATGcatcaaaaataaaaagcTCAGATATAGTATTAGAAATTGGATGTGGTACAGGAAATTTAACTGTTAAATTGTTACCACTAGCTAAAAAAGTTATAACAATAGATATTGATTCAAGAATGATAAGTGAGGTAAAAAAGAGATGTCTTTATGAAggatataataatttagaAGTATATGAAGGGGATGCTATAAAAACGGTATTTCCTAAATTTGACGTTTGTACAGCTAATATTCcatataaaatatcaagtccacttatttttaaattaatatcACATAGACCATTATTCAAATGTGCTGTTTTAATGTTTCAGAAAGAATTTGCAGAAAGAATGTTAGCTAATGTTGGAGATAGTAATTATAGTAGATTAACTATTAATGTAAAATTATTCTGTAAAGTTACAAAAGTTTGTAATGTCAATAGAAGTAGTTTTAACCCTCCTCCCAAAGTTGATAGTGTTATTGTTAAACTTGTACCAAAAGAAAGTAGTTTCTTAACAAATTTTGATGAGTGGGATAATTTATTAAGAATATGCTTCAgtagaaaaagaaaaacacTTCATGCTATCTTTAAAAGAAATGCAGTTCTTAATATGTTAGaacataattataaaaactGGTGCAcattaaataaacaaatacCCGTAAACTTTccatttaaaaaatattgtttAGATGTTTTAGAACATTTGGATATGTGCGAAAAGAGAAGTATAAATTTAGATGAAAATGATTTTCTTAAATTGTTATTagaatttaataaaaaaggtatacatttctttaatatttcaaatgTTAAGAATAATGACATGTCTAATATCTTTCTCGATGACGATATGAATGATTCCGATCAAATTATAGATGATTga
- a CDS encoding putative serine C-palmitoyltransferase, with product MHLKGLMDYNYFLGLEVLQNFDIVNYLIAGIVLLALILAVFNEDASAGSPRLSWVLGEFLPIQHSIFALNSNVEKKLFRKRSSKIYTFITCLNNVFSELRNSITEGNFIMLVKSWFLKVFNKIILYKNLFLLKYRTQSKRHLFYMLVKQKYNLPIQKEENEMQSYLDAKRELIRLNRWSFMWRVSNVKNEFLLCEKRKARPISSYSYLDFIREPLVQNNAIQAAMDWSTGNHGPRMLGGNSQILRDLEKVVGNFFGRNDSILAVCGFLACMSGIVAVATHGDIILYDSRTHACVKMGIQICGAKAYSFKHNDYNHLELLLIKYRHKYRNCWVCIESVYSMDGDIPHLPTFKKLCIQHKAKLYVDEAHGLGVLGKTGRGIEEHFNMPGTADIIVGTFSKSIGGVGGYIVASDEVIEFLDFHCIGNVFSAPLPAYCAGGALKAFELIDTQPWRIQKLKFNTKYLRNGLKTGMGHWPKDYPESYKYIIEGDDATSVIPVIFPNDPDRLFKICNLLLKMNWMISAVVYPACPLKYPRFRVTATSAYTIEYMNEFISDIVRATVRVKPSPLDTQLII from the coding sequence atgcATTTGAAGGGACTAATGGATTATAACTATTTTTTAGGTTTAGAAGTTTTACAAAATTTTGATATTGTTAATTACCTTATAGCAGGTATTGTGTTATTAGCTCTTATACTTGCGGTTTTTAATGAAGACGCTTCAGCAGGATCTCCAAGATTATCTTGGGTATTAGGAGAATTTCTACCTATACAACATTCTATATTTGCTTTAAATTCTAATGTAGAAAAGAAACTATTTCGAAAAAGAAGTAGtaaaatatacacatttATAACATGTTTGAATAATGTATTTTCAGAATTAAGAAATTCCATAACAGAAGGTAATTTTATTATGCTAGTTAAAAGTTGGTTTTTAAAAGTAttcaataaaataatattatataaaaatttgtttttattaaaatatagaaCACAATCCAAAAgacatttattttatatgttagttaaacaaaaatataatttacCTATTCAAAAGgaagaaaatgaaatgCAAAGTTATTTAGATGCAAAAAGAGAACTGATTCGATTAAATAGATGGTCTTTTATGTGGAGAGTGTCAAATGTGAAAAATGAATTTCTTCTATgtgaaaaaagaaaagcTAGACCTATATCATCTTATTCATACCTAGATTTTATAAGAGAACCTTTAGTACAAAATAATGCAATACAAGCTGCCATGGACTGGTCTACTGGAAATCATGGTCCTAGAATGCTAGGTGGAAATAGTCAGATATTAAGAGATCTAGAAAAAGTAGTAGGAAACTTTTTTGGTAGAAATGATTCTATTTTGGCTGTTTGTGGATTTTTAGCCTGTATGTCTGGAATAGTCGCAGTAGCAACCCATGGagatattatattatatgatagTAGGACACATGCATGTGTAAAAATGGGAATACAAATATGTGGAGCTAAAGCATATTCATTTAAAcataatgattataatcatttagaattattattaataaaatatcgacataaatatagaaattGCTGGGTATGTATTGAATCTGTATATTCAATGGATGGTGATATACCACATTTACCAACCttcaaaaaattatgtatacAACATAAAGCTAAATTATATGTAGATGAAGCACATGGTTTGGGTGTTTTAGGAAAAACAGGAAGAGGAATAGAAGAACATTTTAATATGCCAGGCACAGCTGATATTATTGTAGGAACATTTAGTAAATCTATTGGTGGTGTCGGTGGATATATTGTAGCATCAGATGAAGTAATTGAATTTTTAGATTTTCATTGTATTGGTAATGTCTTTTCAGCACCTTTACCAGCTTATTGTGCTGGAGGTGCATTAAAAGCATTCGAATTAATAGATACTCAACCATGGAGAATTCAAAAACTTAAATTTAATACTAAATATTTAAGAAATGGGTTAAAAACTGGAATGGGACATTGGCCTAAAGATTATCCTgaatcatataaatatattattgaaGGTGATGATGCTACAAGTGTCATACCTGTCATTTTTCCAAATGATCCTGATCgtttatttaaaatatgtaaccttctattaaaaatgaattgGATGATCTCTGCTGTTGTTTATCCTGCTTGCCCATTAAAATATCCACGTTTTAGGGTTACAGCAACATCTGCTTATACTATTGAATATATGAATGAGTTTATATCGGATATTGTTCGTGCTACAGTTAGGGTTAAACCTTCCCCCCTTGATACGCAACtgatcatataa
- a CDS encoding putative zinc finger protein, with translation MGRRPLDKNLKKEKDVKVIKKRKRKKGSDSDDDDDDIEIANTNIPINRNVSTKFKQREKVDINLILAQDEEDAFKTKTYCWTKVNAGNTSLVKRKLCTVCGFEGKYKCLKCFEHKPTSFVRYTCSLNCKKIHDESSCCKSKMLGTW, from the exons atgGGAAGAAGACCACTGGATAAAAACttaaaaaaggaaaaagaTGTTAAagtgataaaaaaaagaaaaaggaaaaagGGATCAGATAGTGATGATGACGATGATGATATTGAAATAGCTAATACTAATATTCCCATAAATAGAAACGTTTCTACTAAATTTAAACAAAGAGAAAAAGTGgatattaatttaatattagCACAAGATGAAGAGGATGCATTTAA AACGAAAACCTATTGCTGGACAAAAGTGAATGCTGGAAATACCTCACTCGTAAAAAGAAAACTTTGTACAGTTTGTGGATTTGAAGggaaatataaatgtttaaAATGTTTTGAACATAAACCTACTTCTTTTGTAAGATATACCTGTTCTTTaaattgtaaaaaaattcatGATGAATCTTCTTGTTGTAAATCTAAAATGTTAGGAACATGGTAA
- a CDS encoding root hair defective 3 GTP-binding protein-like protein, translating to MEKGVEKTQIIDYEGNVLEDLKEWMIDNKLNDLGFNYNVIAVLGSQSSGKSTLLNNLFKTSFDVMNTKQGHSQTTKGLWLSYDKFDDENNNSSSFFKLKKKNKPTLILDVEGTDSKERGDNRLTFEHRSALFCLALADCVIVNLWYHSLGNFTASNYGLLKTVMEVNLELFQQEKNSPKTILLFTVRDWFEEFAPIEVVKNKILDEYINKIWKEMKKPKEAEKLNINNYFIIEVVGLSHGIIKKEDFLKDVNNLRDKWINHLRPSKYSRNIPSDGFAHYCNNIWNTIVKQSQLDIPSQKEMLSTFRCQEIKNNVINNISKEIKEKSIESHNKVIENFKEWAEKNIIEKCLDDYFKDASRYKENICLRTSQELLDYLFTQLQAIVDNNLQYIQRTLCTKFFNELSNMYKVCTIEKNTFSFSRDSNLKTIKEHNKNTSSEDVKRDLLNNNQDKCLHLWSNFLYNSDKLEYFTLCNFYENYEKSNIEIRTNMKNDDNIKSDDNIKKDKSIKNDDNNNITTHHFNYKPSLSVLSTSIYKDSNRIRNVQCGILLNKTRQIIKNSFKNMDTYLLTTKNTEEYWNNTVQLVLNLQDSIHINLTKCFINLKGSNDKNSNMYDDDDMIYNNDDGDDANLSKNDESHNNKFSFSLTNVKSSFQNINNNNEVNDEICYTNALKKIDLIKNNQVYKSTINEEINNKLQNKIFVNELKNYYLDEIMDALKSKLDEISENLANIIIQRFESVFNYDEYEQPRQWRDISMVELKKIFLNSKNYAFLIIDILQKNIKVELIDDYLPNNFIKDEIIEKGKIKAKRKIQEICRDAQYIQETGAKMSLKNIPVVFWIILLLFGWNEILFFIRMFFKLNVILPLFFAVAFIVSTFVYNGNTQALSYINKIIFYMAKNSYNFYKHIQAISNPPPKNVQKEE from the coding sequence ATGGAGAAGGGTGTCGAAAAAACACAGATAATAGATTATGAAGGCAATGTATTGGAAGATTTAAAAGAATGGATGattgataataaattgAATGATTTAGGATTCAATTATAATGTAATAGCTGTGTTAGGTAGTCAAAGTAGTGGTAAAAGTACCctattaaataatttatttaagACATCTTTTGATGTGATGAATACTAAACAAGGACATAGTCAAACAACAAAAGGTTTATGGTTAAGTTATGATAAATTTGATGAtgagaataataatagtagttcattttttaaattaaaaaaaaagaataaacCTACCTTAATATTAGATGTCGAAGGTACAGATTCTAAAGAAAGAGGTGATAACAGATTAACTTTTGAACATCGTTCTGCTTTATTTTGTTTAGCATTAGCAGATTGTGTTATAGTAAATTTATGGTATCATTCATTAGGTAATTTTACAGCTTCTAATTATGGTTTATTAAAAACCGTTATGGAAGTTAATCTTGAATTATTTcaacaagaaaaaaatagtCCGAAGactatattattatttactGTAAGAGATTGGTTTGAAGAATTTGCTCCTATTGAAGtagtaaaaaataaaatattagatgaatacataaataaaatatggAAAGAAATGAAGAAGCCTAAAGAAGCTGagaaattaaatattaataattatttcattattgAAGTAGTTGGTTTATCTCACggtataataaaaaaagaagattttttaaaagatgtaaataatttaaGAGATAAATGGATTAATCATTTAAGACCTTCTAAATATTCTAGAAATATACCATCTGATGGTTTTGCACATTActgtaataatatatggAATACTATTGTTAAACAATCACAACTAGATATTCCATCCCAAAAAGAAATGTTATCTACATTTCGATGCcaagaaattaaaaataatgttataaataatataagtaaagaaataaaagaaaaatcAATAGAATCACATAATAAGGTTATTGaaaattttaaagaatGGGCTGAAAAAAACATCATAGAAAAATGTTTAGATGATTATTTTAAAGATGCTTCTAgatataaagaaaatatcTGTTTAAGAACATCACAAGAATTATTagattatttatttacacAATTACAAGCTATTgtagataataatttacaATATATTCAAAGAACATTATGtacaaaattttttaatgaatTAAGTAATATGTATAAAGTTTGTACTATTGAGAAAAATACGTTTTCATTTTCTAGAGATTCCAAtttaaaaacaataaaagaacataataaaaatacatcTAGTGAAGATGTCAAAAGagatttattaaataataatcaagATAAGTGTTTACATTTATGGTCaaactttttatataattcagATAAATTGGAATATTTTACCCTTTGTAACttttatgaaaattatgaaaaatcTAATATCGAAATAAGGAcaaatatgaaaaatgaTGACAACATAAAAAGTGATGACAACATAAAAAAGGATAAAAGcataaaaaatgatgataataataatattacaacGCATCACTTTAATTATAAACCTTCTTTGAGTGTATTATCGActtctatatataaagattCTAACCGTATTAGAAATGTACAATGTggtatattattaaataaaacaagacaaatcataaaaaatagttttaaaaatatggaCACATATCTTCTTACAACAAAAAATACAGAAGAATATTGGAATAATACAGTACAGCTGGTTCTAAATTTACAAGATAgtattcatataaatttaactaaatgttttataaaCCTTAAAGGTTCAAATGACAAAAACTCAAATATgtatgatgatgatgacatgatttataataatgatgatggTGATGATGCTAATCTATctaaaaatgatgaaagtcataataataaattttcattttcacTTACGAATGTAAAAAGTAgttttcaaaatataaataataacaatgaGGTTAATGATGAGATATGTTATACAAATgctttaaaaaaaatagatctaattaaaaataaccaagtatataaaagtacgataaatgaagaaattaataataaattacaaaataaaatatttgtaaatgaattaaaaaattattatttagaTGAAATTATGGATGCGTTAAAAAGTAAATTAGATGAAATATCAGAAAATTTGGctaatattattatacaaaGATTTGAATCAGTTTTTAATTATGATGAATATGAACAACCAAGACAATGGAGAGATATTTCTATGGttgaattaaaaaagattTTTCTTAATTCGAAAAATTACGCATTCTTAataatagatatattacaaaaaaatataaaagttGAATTAATTGATGATTATTTACctaataattttataaaagatgaaattattgaaaaaggaaaaattAAAGCAAAAAGGAAAATTCAAGAAATTTGTAGAGATGCTCAATATATTCAAGAAACAGGAGCCAAGATGAGcttaaaaaatattcctGTAGTTTTCTGGATTATCTTGTTATTATTTGGATGGAAtgaaattttatttttcattagAATGTTCTTTAAACTAAATGTAATCTTACCACTCTTTTTTGCAGTAGCATTTATAGTATCTACTTTTGTATATAATGGAAATACACAAGCcttatcatatattaataaaattattttttatatggCTAAAAATTcgtataatttttataagcATATACAAGCAATTAGTAACCCACCACCAAAAAATGTGCAAAAAGAAGAATAG
- a CDS encoding hypothetical protein (conserved Plasmodium protein, unknown function), with the protein MVYKNFDHEIGKRKIFLDNRNCEDNSINEGLKIKMEDWRYENKYNNIHNDKYKHYGDILNKYDYQIDNIKKKDEREYGNYKMNDYDRKGTNVYGARKDYEDNIENYRERRETKINETYMNPTDEYIESLKRRISQRDINELLNKYNKKDEYYHENNYMKNDKRHTYHNLNRKYDSLNETNNRMFHSENKNRNNYSHDDLSREKIRYHSKNNRYYNLDKSQNSVNRNYNSNKDINNLKIFNREETDKGRYNRINENVEYCKKNFHNINLHNDESSTFDSDEYEKYNIRNHERKLSPKKNHYINYHNNDNNIFESSFSPLKQKYPSLNKSLGYKNTFNDHLNTPCYNKEYENNRRKTEFKDYEHNDTYERDKKKSLYDTFFNITEKLGSIQKGKEENASLQKNEDNEIFEEDEKNKYYSNENNNTIKKKSNILNHKNYNDILHDVSNYGNIRNSYIYNNRDSFKNEETKKQNDKNYQEEETFDFFIKKYPSMTNKNNIKRNDINVENIYKGVNCFDDILKYNSEDSITCEDDKNILKGLNNNINNNINNNINKNIN; encoded by the coding sequence atggtttataaaaattttgatCATGAAATAGGAAAAAGGAAGATATTCCTGGATAATAGGAACTGCGAGGATAATTCAATAAATGAAGGActaaaaattaaaatggAAGACTGGAgatatgaaaataaatataataatatacataatgATAAGTATAAACATTATGGagatattttaaataaatatgattaccaaatagataatattaaaaagaagGATGAAAGAGAATATggaaattataaaatgaatgaCTATGATAGGAAAGGTACAAACGTATATGGAGCAAGAAAAGATTATGAGgataatatagaaaattaTAGAGAAAGACGTGAAACCAAAATAAATGAAACATATATGAATCCAACAGATGAATATATTGAGAGTTTAAAAAGAAGGATATCTCAAAGAGATAttaatgaattattaaataaatataataagaaagatgaatattatcatgaaaataattatatgaaaaatgaTAAGCGACATACttatcataatttaaataGGAAGTACGATTCCTTAAATGAGACGAATAATCGTATGTTCCATTctgaaaataaaaatagaaataattattcaCATGATGATTTATCACGTGAGAAAATAAGGTATCACTCAAAAAATAATcgttattataatttagATAAAAGTCAAAATAGTGTTAATAGGAAttataatagtaataaggatattaacaatttaaaaatttttaacCGTGAGGAAACAGATAAGGGGAGATATAATAgaataaatgaaaatgtggaatattgtaaaaaaaattttcataatataaatttacaTAATGATGAATCTTCTACATTTGATAGCGatgaatatgaaaaatacAATATTAGGAATCATGAAAGGAAATTATCACCCAAAAAAAatcattatattaattatcataataatgataataatatatttgagTCTTCCTTTTCCCCCctaaaacaaaaatatcCCAGTTTGAATAAATCGCTTGGATATAAAAACACTTTCAATGATCATTTGAATACACCatgttataataaagagtatgaaaataatagaAGAAAAACTGAATTTAAAGATTACGAACATAATGATACTTATGAGAGGGATAAAAAGAAATCTTTATATGAcactttttttaatattacaGAAAAGTTAGGAAGTATTCAAAAAGGGAAAGAAGAAAATGCTAGtttacaaaaaaatgagGATAATGAAATTTTTGAGgaagatgaaaaaaacaaatattatagtaatgaaaacaataatacaattaaaaagaaatcTAACATATTAAAccataaaaattataatgatatattacATGATGTGTCAAATTATGGAAATATACGAaatagttatatatataataataggGATAGCTTCAAAAATGAAGAGActaaaaaacaaaatgataaGAATTATCAAGAGGAAGAAACatttgatttttttataaaaaaatatccTTCGATgacaaataaaaataatataaaaagaaatgatattaatgtggaaaatatatataaaggtGTAAATTGTTTTGatgatattttaaaatataattctGAGGATTCCATAACATGTGaagatgataaaaatatattgaagggtttaaataataacataaataataatataaataataatattaataaaaatataaata